The Neodiprion virginianus isolate iyNeoVirg1 chromosome 5, iyNeoVirg1.1, whole genome shotgun sequence genome contains a region encoding:
- the LOC124304515 gene encoding monocarboxylate transporter 14-like isoform X4, producing the protein MYMISLHFCTFIFSADNDITSAVELFAKYRYNTMKKTSCNDHSRNECMEVEDISESRSYGRRHSKGGCSEREMDDDQEIFQEVEVQMVVPPDGGWGWVIVAASFMCNLVVDGIIFSFGVFLVHICEELSVSKAQVALVGSLQSGFYLITGPFVSALANKYGFRLVAMLGSVISCSALILAFFGQSIELLCISYGVLGGIGAGLIYVPAVISAGFYFERWRALATGIAVCGSGIGAFILAPITKILINHYGWRGAFLIQAGLLIYLFRMLLNCAVFGALLRPLAPSCVKVYKATEEKTEIEMVPLSRKSGSAGCLYTTQPSGRRLLGTNNNTEFATAAQLLGSSPNIVNCRSLHSLHKESHGMGKQVKSNHSSLDRLSEPVLYPDVKILADQELKTVEEENNLLSGDLERLNGRVPTNERRHTVCVRRDRSNSDTSQKFYKSRPATASKDNIQRPFYRDDIFYGGSLRRLSHYKSQTSSVGYHMSVTRLPTEADVDEEKSGACYLCPEGVRRILVTMLDFSLLKSPSFLTLAFSGSLTMMGFYTPFTYLPDRAIISGIDEGTATFLLSVIGITNTIGRVVCGLVTSLPGVNALLVNNVFISIAGIATIGSGLSFSTEYQFIYAAVFGFSISVFAALRTILIVDLIGLEKLTNAFGLALLFQGVAAAIGTPLSGVFMNITGSYDVSFYISGSLMLISAVICYPLEKINRWEKLRGNEGSLESQ; encoded by the exons ATGTACATGATTTCTTTACACTTCTGTACATTTATCTTCTCAGCCGACAACGATATTACTTCAGCAGTTGAATTATTTGCGAAGTATAG ATATAACACGATGAAGAAAACTTCCTGCAATGATCACTCCAGGAATGAGTGCATGGAGGTGGAGGACATTTCTGAAAGTCGGAGTTACGGCCGTCGTCATAGCAAAGGGGGTTGTTCGGAAAGGGAAATGGATGACGatcaagaaatttttcag GAAGTCGAGGTGCAGATGGTCGTTCCACCGGATGGTGGCTGGGGTTGGGTCATAGTTGCAGCTTCTTTCATGTGTAACTTGGTTGTGGATGGCATCATCTTTAGCTTCGGCGTATTTCTAGTTCACATTTGCGAAGAATTATCCGTTTCAAAGGCACAAGTTGCCCTTGTGGGCTCTCTGCAGAGTGGATTCTACCTGATCACTG GCCCGTTCGTGTCGGCGCTAGCTAACAAGTACGGATTTAGGCTTGTGGCGATGCTTGGCAGTGTCATAAGTTGTTCAGCTCTAATTCTGGCATTCTTCGGCCAGTCGATTGAACTTTTGTGCATCTCATACGGTGTTTTGG gTGGAATAGGAGCTGGTCTCATTTACGTCCCTGCCGTGATATCAGCTGGATTTTATTTCGAACGTTGGCGTGCTTTAGCAACAGGCATAGCAGTTTGCGGATCAGGAATTGGTGCATTTATACTAGCGCCAATCACTAAAATCTTAATTAATCACTACGGTTGGAGAGGAGCATTTCTCATTCAAGCGGGTCTGCTCATCTACTTATTCA GAATGCTGCTGAATTGTGCGGTTTTCGGAGCGTTGCTTCGACCCTTGGCACCGTCCTGCGTAAAGGTTTATAAAGCTACTGAGGAGAAGACCGAGATTGAGATGGTGCCATTGTCCAGGAAATCTGGTTCGGCGGGTTGCCTCTACACGACACAGCCATCCGGACGCCGACTCCTTGGTACAAACAACAATACTGAATTTGCGACCGCCGCACAGTTGCTTGGTAGCAGCCCTAATATCGTAAA CTGCAGATCATTGCATTCACTTCACAAAGAGAGCCATGGAATGGGAAAGCAAGTGAAATCCAATCACAGTAGTCTCGACAGATTGTCGGAACCCGTACTATATCCAGATGTGAAAATTCTTGCTGATCAAGAATTGAAAACCGTCGAGGAGGAAAACAATTTGCTGAGCGGTGACTTGGAGCGTCTCAATGGGCGTGTACCGACA AATGAACGAAGACATACAGTGTGCGTTCGCCGAGACAGATCCAATTCCGACACAAGTCAAAAGTTTTACAAATCAAGACCGGCCACTGCTAGCAAAGACAACATACAGAGACCATTTTATAGGGATGACATATTCTACGGTGGTTCATTGAGGAGGTTGTCTCACTACAAGTCGCAG ACGTCTTCGGTTGGATATCACATGTCGGTGACCCGACTCCCAACAGAAGCAGACGTGGACGAGGAGAAGAGTGGAGCTTGCTACTTGTGCCCCGAAGGAGTGCGACGTATATTGGTGACAATGCTGGACTTTAGCCTTCTCAAAAGTCCCTCATTCCTAACTCTGGCCTTCAGTGGCTCTTTAACCATGATGGGATTCTATACGCCTTTCACGTATCTCCCAG ACAGAGCTATAATATCCGGTATCGACGAGGGAACAGCGACGTTCCTATTGTCCGTTATTGGTATAACCAACACTATTGGGCGTGTTGTCTGCGGTCTTGTCACGAGCTTACCAGGTGTCAACGCTCTACTCGTAAACAACGTGTTCATCAGTATTGCTGGTATCGCCACAATCGGGTCCGGATTGTCTTTTAGCACGGAGTATCAGTTCATTTATGCAGCCGTCTTCGGCTTCAGTATTT ctGTATTTGCCGCACTCAGGACCATCTTGATTGTCGATTTGATAGGGTTGGAGAAATTAACGAATGCCTTCGGGTTGGCGCTATTATTTCAAGGTGTCGCTGCGGCTATTGGTACACCTCTTTCTG GTGTCTTCATGAATATTACTGGAAGTTATGACGTTTCGTTTTACATTTCTGGCTCGCTGATGCTCATTTCAGCAGTTATCTGCTACcctttggaaaaaataaatcgatggGAGAAACTTAGAGGTAACGAAGGGAGTCTGGAATCACAATAA
- the LOC124304515 gene encoding monocarboxylate transporter 14-like isoform X5, whose translation MYMISLHFCTFIFSADNDITSAVELFAKYRYNTMKKTSCNDHSRNECMEVEDISESRSYGRRHSKGGCSEREMDDDQEIFQEVEVQMVVPPDGGWGWVIVAASFMCNLVVDGIIFSFGVFLVHICEELSVSKAQVALVGSLQSGFYLITGPFVSALANKYGFRLVAMLGSVISCSALILAFFGQSIELLCISYGVLGGIGAGLIYVPAVISAGFYFERWRALATGIAVCGSGIGAFILAPITKILINHYGWRGAFLIQAGMLLNCAVFGALLRPLAPSCVKVYKATEEKTEIEMVPLSRKSGSAGCLYTTQPSGRRLLGTNNNTEFATAAQLLGSSPNIVNCRSLHSLHKESHGMGKQVKSNHSSLDRLSEPVLYPDVKILADQELKTVEEENNLLSGDLERLNGRVPTNERRHTVCVRRDRSNSDTSQKFYKSRPATASKDNIQRPFYRDDIFYGGSLRRLSHYKSQTSSVGYHMSVTRLPTEADVDEEKSGACYLCPEGVRRILVTMLDFSLLKSPSFLTLAFSGSLTMMGFYTPFTYLPDRAIISGIDEGTATFLLSVIGITNTIGRVVCGLVTSLPGVNALLVNNVFISIAGIATIGSGLSFSTEYQFIYAAVFGFSISVFAALRTILIVDLIGLEKLTNAFGLALLFQGVAAAIGTPLSGVFMNITGSYDVSFYISGSLMLISAVICYPLEKINRWEKLRGNEGSLESQ comes from the exons ATGTACATGATTTCTTTACACTTCTGTACATTTATCTTCTCAGCCGACAACGATATTACTTCAGCAGTTGAATTATTTGCGAAGTATAG ATATAACACGATGAAGAAAACTTCCTGCAATGATCACTCCAGGAATGAGTGCATGGAGGTGGAGGACATTTCTGAAAGTCGGAGTTACGGCCGTCGTCATAGCAAAGGGGGTTGTTCGGAAAGGGAAATGGATGACGatcaagaaatttttcag GAAGTCGAGGTGCAGATGGTCGTTCCACCGGATGGTGGCTGGGGTTGGGTCATAGTTGCAGCTTCTTTCATGTGTAACTTGGTTGTGGATGGCATCATCTTTAGCTTCGGCGTATTTCTAGTTCACATTTGCGAAGAATTATCCGTTTCAAAGGCACAAGTTGCCCTTGTGGGCTCTCTGCAGAGTGGATTCTACCTGATCACTG GCCCGTTCGTGTCGGCGCTAGCTAACAAGTACGGATTTAGGCTTGTGGCGATGCTTGGCAGTGTCATAAGTTGTTCAGCTCTAATTCTGGCATTCTTCGGCCAGTCGATTGAACTTTTGTGCATCTCATACGGTGTTTTGG gTGGAATAGGAGCTGGTCTCATTTACGTCCCTGCCGTGATATCAGCTGGATTTTATTTCGAACGTTGGCGTGCTTTAGCAACAGGCATAGCAGTTTGCGGATCAGGAATTGGTGCATTTATACTAGCGCCAATCACTAAAATCTTAATTAATCACTACGGTTGGAGAGGAGCATTTCTCATTCAAGCGG GAATGCTGCTGAATTGTGCGGTTTTCGGAGCGTTGCTTCGACCCTTGGCACCGTCCTGCGTAAAGGTTTATAAAGCTACTGAGGAGAAGACCGAGATTGAGATGGTGCCATTGTCCAGGAAATCTGGTTCGGCGGGTTGCCTCTACACGACACAGCCATCCGGACGCCGACTCCTTGGTACAAACAACAATACTGAATTTGCGACCGCCGCACAGTTGCTTGGTAGCAGCCCTAATATCGTAAA CTGCAGATCATTGCATTCACTTCACAAAGAGAGCCATGGAATGGGAAAGCAAGTGAAATCCAATCACAGTAGTCTCGACAGATTGTCGGAACCCGTACTATATCCAGATGTGAAAATTCTTGCTGATCAAGAATTGAAAACCGTCGAGGAGGAAAACAATTTGCTGAGCGGTGACTTGGAGCGTCTCAATGGGCGTGTACCGACA AATGAACGAAGACATACAGTGTGCGTTCGCCGAGACAGATCCAATTCCGACACAAGTCAAAAGTTTTACAAATCAAGACCGGCCACTGCTAGCAAAGACAACATACAGAGACCATTTTATAGGGATGACATATTCTACGGTGGTTCATTGAGGAGGTTGTCTCACTACAAGTCGCAG ACGTCTTCGGTTGGATATCACATGTCGGTGACCCGACTCCCAACAGAAGCAGACGTGGACGAGGAGAAGAGTGGAGCTTGCTACTTGTGCCCCGAAGGAGTGCGACGTATATTGGTGACAATGCTGGACTTTAGCCTTCTCAAAAGTCCCTCATTCCTAACTCTGGCCTTCAGTGGCTCTTTAACCATGATGGGATTCTATACGCCTTTCACGTATCTCCCAG ACAGAGCTATAATATCCGGTATCGACGAGGGAACAGCGACGTTCCTATTGTCCGTTATTGGTATAACCAACACTATTGGGCGTGTTGTCTGCGGTCTTGTCACGAGCTTACCAGGTGTCAACGCTCTACTCGTAAACAACGTGTTCATCAGTATTGCTGGTATCGCCACAATCGGGTCCGGATTGTCTTTTAGCACGGAGTATCAGTTCATTTATGCAGCCGTCTTCGGCTTCAGTATTT ctGTATTTGCCGCACTCAGGACCATCTTGATTGTCGATTTGATAGGGTTGGAGAAATTAACGAATGCCTTCGGGTTGGCGCTATTATTTCAAGGTGTCGCTGCGGCTATTGGTACACCTCTTTCTG GTGTCTTCATGAATATTACTGGAAGTTATGACGTTTCGTTTTACATTTCTGGCTCGCTGATGCTCATTTCAGCAGTTATCTGCTACcctttggaaaaaataaatcgatggGAGAAACTTAGAGGTAACGAAGGGAGTCTGGAATCACAATAA